A stretch of the Salmo salar chromosome ssa20, Ssal_v3.1, whole genome shotgun sequence genome encodes the following:
- the LOC106580566 gene encoding prostaglandin E2 receptor EP4 subtype isoform X2, which produces MSNNTVAGRIMIPTIPSIMFIFGVVGNVIAIVVLCKSRKEQKETTFYTLVCGLAVTDLLGTLLASPVTIATYVKGSWPGGEPLCQYFGFIMLFFSLAGLSIICAMSVERYLAINHAYFYNDYVDQRLAGMTLLAIYISNVLFCALPSMGLGQVKKQYPQTWCFIEWRSNVSTDAAFSYMYAGFSSILILATVICNVLVCGALIRMHRRFVRKMSLWTDPGRNTDRRRRRSFGHLAGAEIQMVQVFLNQIYKTPVELRLEKNPDLRAIRFASFNPILDPWIYILLRKAVLLKLTEQIKCLFCKIGARRQQRQGAQNGHCIDEHQLHSIISSQEFPSLVSRELKEVSSTSQVVLYLPDGSCHHTGEQVGLRNSSVQDPQSSYLSEQRSTQDGRKEVINLTRDHSGVGEKTRLFMCC; this is translated from the exons ATGAGTAACAACACTGTGGCCGGGAGGATTATGATCCCGACTATACCGTCCATCATGTTTATTTTCGGGGTGGTGGGAAATGTCATTGCCATCGTGGTGCTCTGCAAGTCCAGGAAAGAGCAGAAGGAGACCACGTTCTACACGCTGGTATGCGGTCTGGCGGTTACCGACCTTTTGGGGACACTACTGGCCAGTCCAGTCACCATCGCAACCTATGTGAAAGGCTCGTGGCCAGGAGGGGAACCACTGTGCCAGTATTTTGGATTCATCATGCTTTTCTTCTCTCTAGCGGGTCTCAGCATTATATGCGCCATGTCCGTGGAGAGATACTTGGCGATAAACCACGCGTATTTCTACAACGACTATGTGGATCAGAGACTGGCGGGCATGACGCTTCTGGCTATCTACATCTCCAACGTGCTTTTCTGCGCTCTACCTAGCATGGGTCTGGGACAAGTCAAAAAGCAGTACCCACAAACCTGGTGCTTCATAGAGTGGCGGAGCAACGTGAGTACCGATGCCGCCTTTTCATATATGTACGCGGGGTTCAGTTCGATTCTAATTCTAGCCACAGTGATCTGTAACGTTCTGGTATGCGGTGCTCTGATTCGGATGCACCGGCGGTTTGTTCGGAAGATGTCATTGTGGACAGACCCTGGACGAAACACTGACCGGAGAAGGAGACGCAGCTTCGGGCATCTGGCCGGCGCAGAGATCCAGATG GTGCAAGTGTTTCTGAACCAGATTTATAAGACTCCGGTGGAGCTGAGACTGGAGAAGAACCCAGATCTACGGGCGATCCGCTTCGCCTCCTTCAACCCCATCCTGGACCCCTGGATCTACATCCTCCTCCGCAAGGCAGTGCTCCTCAAGCTCACTGAGCAGATCAAGTGTCTGTTCTGTAAGATAGGAGCACGGAGGCAGCAGAGACAGGGAGCACAGAACGGCCACTGCATTGATGAACACCAGCTCCACTCCATCATCTCTTCACAAGAGTTCCCGTCATTGGTGTCCCGCGAGCTGAAGGAGGTGTCCAGCACCTCTCAGGTCGTCCTCTATCTTCCTGATGGAAGCTGTCATCACACAGGAGAGCAGGTTGGGCTCCGCAATTCCTCTGTCCAAGACCCCCAAAGTTCTTATTTGTCAGAACAGAGAAGTACACAGGATGGGAGGAAAGAGGTGATAAACCTAACCAGGGACCACTCTGGTGTGGGAGAAAAGACCAGGCTCTTCATGTGTTGCTAA
- the LOC106580566 gene encoding prostaglandin E2 receptor EP4 subtype isoform X1, whose protein sequence is MSNNTVAGRIMIPTIPSIMFIFGVVGNVIAIVVLCKSRKEQKETTFYTLVCGLAVTDLLGTLLASPVTIATYVKGSWPGGEPLCQYFGFIMLFFSLAGLSIICAMSVERYLAINHAYFYNDYVDQRLAGMTLLAIYISNVLFCALPSMGLGQVKKQYPQTWCFIEWRSNVSTDAAFSYMYAGFSSILILATVICNVLVCGALIRMHRRFVRKMSLWTDPGRNTDRRRRRSFGHLAGAEIQMVIVLICTSAVVLICSIPLVVQVFLNQIYKTPVELRLEKNPDLRAIRFASFNPILDPWIYILLRKAVLLKLTEQIKCLFCKIGARRQQRQGAQNGHCIDEHQLHSIISSQEFPSLVSRELKEVSSTSQVVLYLPDGSCHHTGEQVGLRNSSVQDPQSSYLSEQRSTQDGRKEVINLTRDHSGVGEKTRLFMCC, encoded by the exons ATGAGTAACAACACTGTGGCCGGGAGGATTATGATCCCGACTATACCGTCCATCATGTTTATTTTCGGGGTGGTGGGAAATGTCATTGCCATCGTGGTGCTCTGCAAGTCCAGGAAAGAGCAGAAGGAGACCACGTTCTACACGCTGGTATGCGGTCTGGCGGTTACCGACCTTTTGGGGACACTACTGGCCAGTCCAGTCACCATCGCAACCTATGTGAAAGGCTCGTGGCCAGGAGGGGAACCACTGTGCCAGTATTTTGGATTCATCATGCTTTTCTTCTCTCTAGCGGGTCTCAGCATTATATGCGCCATGTCCGTGGAGAGATACTTGGCGATAAACCACGCGTATTTCTACAACGACTATGTGGATCAGAGACTGGCGGGCATGACGCTTCTGGCTATCTACATCTCCAACGTGCTTTTCTGCGCTCTACCTAGCATGGGTCTGGGACAAGTCAAAAAGCAGTACCCACAAACCTGGTGCTTCATAGAGTGGCGGAGCAACGTGAGTACCGATGCCGCCTTTTCATATATGTACGCGGGGTTCAGTTCGATTCTAATTCTAGCCACAGTGATCTGTAACGTTCTGGTATGCGGTGCTCTGATTCGGATGCACCGGCGGTTTGTTCGGAAGATGTCATTGTGGACAGACCCTGGACGAAACACTGACCGGAGAAGGAGACGCAGCTTCGGGCATCTGGCCGGCGCAGAGATCCAGATGGTAATTGTACTCATTTGCACCTCAGCGGTGGTGCTTATATGCTCCATTCCACTTGTT GTGCAAGTGTTTCTGAACCAGATTTATAAGACTCCGGTGGAGCTGAGACTGGAGAAGAACCCAGATCTACGGGCGATCCGCTTCGCCTCCTTCAACCCCATCCTGGACCCCTGGATCTACATCCTCCTCCGCAAGGCAGTGCTCCTCAAGCTCACTGAGCAGATCAAGTGTCTGTTCTGTAAGATAGGAGCACGGAGGCAGCAGAGACAGGGAGCACAGAACGGCCACTGCATTGATGAACACCAGCTCCACTCCATCATCTCTTCACAAGAGTTCCCGTCATTGGTGTCCCGCGAGCTGAAGGAGGTGTCCAGCACCTCTCAGGTCGTCCTCTATCTTCCTGATGGAAGCTGTCATCACACAGGAGAGCAGGTTGGGCTCCGCAATTCCTCTGTCCAAGACCCCCAAAGTTCTTATTTGTCAGAACAGAGAAGTACACAGGATGGGAGGAAAGAGGTGATAAACCTAACCAGGGACCACTCTGGTGTGGGAGAAAAGACCAGGCTCTTCATGTGTTGCTAA